In Deinococcus sp. Marseille-Q6407, a single window of DNA contains:
- a CDS encoding transposase, translated as MYKQVSGERAHILSQQVLDIPETLYQQRSLQASLHLFHSPGQKTNFSQAEGVNPSALSRFFNIYDWDSDRCWDETQDFQWRILLDTARHKRRPRMRLSVDLTRVEKVGTQLPFVSVYNGRHGIHLVVLFAEYGELQFPISYRIYQGKHTSTPVTLALDLLEEVPDFIKKRFRVRVLADSGFEAAVFLEGVQRLGFEFVVGVRSNRRTDHPGRVTVADCPHGGYVNLANWPLETLSLGRMDRGDREFFAVSSELLEGDDILAEGKRRWALESFFKEGKHQFGLAQFALRTARGLDRWILMVFLAFTLTMLYRSEDMTLKEAARLALHTLFPEVRLNHLLSQIQKEQEFLHQHGYSLSYARCNL; from the coding sequence GTGTACAAACAGGTTTCAGGGGAGCGCGCCCATATTCTCTCACAGCAGGTTCTGGATATTCCAGAGACGCTGTATCAGCAGCGAAGCTTGCAAGCTTCGCTGCACCTCTTCCACAGTCCAGGTCAGAAGACCAACTTCAGCCAGGCTGAGGGAGTCAATCCCAGTGCACTCAGCCGTTTCTTCAACATCTACGACTGGGATTCAGACCGCTGCTGGGATGAGACGCAGGACTTCCAGTGGCGCATCCTGCTGGATACAGCTCGTCACAAACGTAGACCTCGAATGCGGCTCAGCGTGGATCTGACCAGGGTGGAAAAGGTGGGAACTCAGTTGCCCTTTGTCAGTGTGTACAACGGTAGACATGGCATCCACCTGGTCGTCCTGTTTGCCGAGTATGGGGAACTTCAGTTCCCCATTTCCTACCGGATCTACCAGGGCAAGCACACCAGCACTCCCGTCACTCTGGCGCTCGACCTACTGGAAGAGGTGCCGGACTTCATCAAGAAACGTTTCCGGGTACGTGTCCTAGCGGACAGCGGCTTTGAAGCCGCTGTCTTTCTGGAAGGCGTGCAGCGCCTCGGTTTCGAGTTCGTGGTGGGTGTGCGGAGCAACCGACGCACGGATCATCCTGGGCGGGTGACAGTGGCGGATTGTCCGCACGGAGGGTATGTCAACCTCGCCAACTGGCCTCTGGAAACGCTGTCTCTGGGGAGGATGGACCGTGGGGACCGCGAATTCTTCGCGGTGTCGTCTGAGCTGTTAGAGGGGGATGACATCCTGGCCGAAGGAAAACGGCGCTGGGCACTGGAGTCGTTTTTCAAAGAAGGGAAGCATCAGTTTGGGTTGGCGCAGTTCGCGCTGCGAACTGCCAGGGGTCTGGACCGCTGGATTTTGATGGTCTTCCTGGCCTTCACCCTAACCATGCTGTACCGCTCTGAGGACATGACCCTGAAAGAGGCAGCCCGCTTGGCCCTACATACCCTCTTCCCCGAAGTCAGGCTGAACCACCTGCTGAGCCAAATTCAAAAAGAGCAAGAATTCCTCCACCAGCACGGCTATTCGCTCAGCTATGCAAGGTGCAACTTATGA
- a CDS encoding thiolase family protein — MREAVILEAVRTPYGKRGGAYRDVRPDALLALTLSGLLDRAGLDAGRVEDVVTGAVTQSGEQGANIGRLAVMMAGFPPEVPAVSLNRMCGSGQQVIHFASQGIDAGDLTYAIGGGVESMTRVEMFSDIGGGFERLNPDLLDKVGLIHQGESAERIAEHWGLSREALDSFAAESHRRAAQSRALHRELLPAPGLNAAGEPVTLEYDEGVREQLDPAKMASLKTPFRSDGVVTAGNASQISDGAAAVLVGAREAALADGLRPRARFRARVAVGDDPIMQLTGVIPATKKALAKAGMTLDDIDWIEINEAFASVAVAWMQELQADPARVNPWGGAIAHGHPLGASGAGLMAKMLSGLEATGGAVGLQTMCIGHGMATATIIERV; from the coding sequence ATGAGAGAAGCCGTCATTCTGGAAGCCGTGCGTACCCCTTACGGAAAAAGGGGCGGCGCCTACCGCGACGTGCGCCCCGACGCGCTGCTGGCCTTGACCCTCAGCGGACTGCTGGACCGCGCCGGGCTGGACGCGGGCCGGGTGGAAGACGTGGTCACCGGAGCCGTGACCCAGTCGGGCGAACAGGGCGCCAACATCGGCCGCCTGGCCGTGATGATGGCCGGGTTCCCGCCCGAGGTGCCGGCCGTGAGCCTCAACCGCATGTGCGGCAGCGGGCAGCAGGTCATTCATTTCGCGTCACAGGGCATCGATGCCGGCGACCTGACCTACGCCATCGGCGGCGGCGTCGAGAGCATGACAAGAGTCGAGATGTTCAGCGATATCGGCGGCGGCTTCGAGCGGCTGAACCCCGACCTGCTGGACAAAGTCGGCCTGATTCACCAGGGCGAGAGTGCCGAGCGAATTGCCGAACACTGGGGCCTGAGCCGAGAGGCGCTGGACAGCTTTGCAGCCGAAAGCCACCGCCGCGCCGCCCAGTCACGCGCATTGCACCGCGAATTGCTGCCGGCACCGGGCCTGAATGCAGCCGGGGAACCGGTCACGCTGGAGTACGACGAGGGCGTGCGCGAGCAACTTGACCCGGCCAAGATGGCCAGCCTCAAGACTCCTTTTCGCAGTGACGGCGTGGTGACGGCCGGCAACGCCAGCCAGATCAGCGACGGGGCCGCAGCTGTGCTGGTCGGGGCCCGGGAGGCTGCCCTGGCCGACGGCCTGCGCCCCCGCGCCCGCTTCCGCGCCCGGGTGGCGGTCGGGGACGATCCCATCATGCAGCTGACCGGCGTGATTCCGGCGACCAAGAAAGCCTTGGCGAAAGCCGGCATGACCCTGGACGACATTGACTGGATCGAGATCAACGAGGCTTTTGCCAGTGTCGCTGTCGCCTGGATGCAGGAATTGCAGGCTGACCCGGCCCGGGTAAACCCCTGGGGCGGCGCCATTGCCCACGGGCACCCGCTGGGCGCCAGCGGCGCCGGCCTGATGGCCAAAATGCTGAGTGGCCTGGAAGCGACCGGCGGCGCGGTGGGTCTGCAGACCATGTGCATCGGACACGGCATGGCGACGGCAACCATTATTGAGCGGGTGTAA
- a CDS encoding acyl-CoA dehydrogenase family protein, whose translation MDFLLSDEERQLQQLARTFTQREIIPQAAELDRQKAFPQAIYRQALELGLLNLTVPEQYGGAGLGCLALTLVTEELCRGCVGVGAALSINALAAEAIIRHGSEDQKAWVLPRLVAGELASYAATEPGAGSDVAGLQTRAVRQGDDYVLSGSKIWISNANHASFFVVFARTGEAGHRGLSAFIVERGTPGLTVGEPLDKLGQRCAPTCEVFFDECRVPAAQRIGEEGAGFRIAMDEFDHSRPMVAAFGVGVHARCLEESLNYAQTRQTMGQPIIQHQLIAAKLAEMSTTLEAARLLTYRAAWLVDHGRRNTLAASQAKLFAAESVMQAATETVQIFGGMGYSAEYPAEKLFRDAKVLQIYEGTSEIQKLVIARELQR comes from the coding sequence TTGGATTTTCTACTCAGCGACGAAGAACGTCAGCTGCAACAGCTGGCCCGTACCTTTACCCAACGCGAAATTATTCCCCAGGCGGCCGAACTTGACCGTCAGAAGGCCTTTCCACAGGCCATCTACCGGCAGGCGCTGGAACTTGGCCTGCTTAACCTAACGGTTCCCGAGCAGTATGGTGGTGCCGGCCTAGGCTGCCTGGCCCTGACCCTGGTCACCGAGGAACTTTGCCGCGGCTGCGTGGGCGTAGGCGCCGCACTGAGCATCAACGCGCTGGCGGCCGAGGCCATCATCCGGCACGGCAGCGAGGACCAGAAAGCCTGGGTGCTGCCGCGGCTGGTGGCCGGCGAACTGGCCTCCTACGCCGCCACGGAACCGGGCGCTGGCAGCGACGTGGCCGGCCTGCAAACCCGCGCGGTCCGTCAGGGCGACGACTACGTGCTGTCGGGCAGCAAGATCTGGATCAGCAACGCCAATCACGCGTCATTTTTCGTGGTGTTCGCCCGGACCGGGGAAGCCGGGCACCGTGGCCTGAGCGCTTTTATCGTGGAGCGCGGTACCCCCGGCCTGACAGTGGGCGAACCGCTGGACAAGCTGGGGCAGCGCTGTGCCCCCACCTGCGAAGTGTTTTTCGACGAATGCCGGGTGCCGGCTGCGCAGCGCATCGGCGAAGAAGGCGCCGGGTTCCGGATCGCCATGGACGAGTTCGACCATTCGCGGCCGATGGTGGCGGCTTTCGGCGTCGGGGTGCATGCCCGCTGCTTGGAAGAAAGCCTGAACTACGCCCAGACCCGTCAGACAATGGGCCAGCCGATCATCCAGCATCAGCTGATTGCCGCCAAGCTGGCCGAGATGTCCACCACGCTGGAAGCGGCGCGGCTGCTGACCTACCGCGCCGCTTGGCTGGTGGACCACGGCCGGCGCAACACCCTGGCGGCCTCGCAGGCCAAGCTGTTCGCGGCCGAAAGCGTCATGCAGGCGGCCACTGAAACCGTGCAGATTTTCGGCGGCATGGGCTACTCGGCAGAGTACCCGGCCGAGAAGCTGTTCCGCGACGCCAAGGTGCTGCAGATTTACGAAGGCACCAGCGAAATCCAGAAACTCGTCATCGCCCGCGAATTGCAGCGGTAA
- a CDS encoding erythromycin esterase family protein, with product MQQGVQQAAGVVSRDELMSRNVLAELQRHPQDKMMLWAHNTHVAKAPEQVEYGDYDMGRFLHQALGNRYRTVGMTFAEGSALAISVTEPDKGMQAVGLSDAWPDAPEALMTYRQPAMFLKMAELPRFPVLQDYFSRPQPLRSIGNTAQPGGLGYNFVVFPEAFDVVVLTQRSTPATLAR from the coding sequence GTGCAGCAGGGCGTGCAGCAGGCGGCCGGCGTGGTCAGCCGGGATGAATTGATGTCGCGGAACGTGCTGGCAGAGTTGCAGCGTCACCCGCAGGACAAGATGATGCTGTGGGCGCATAACACCCATGTCGCCAAAGCCCCTGAACAGGTTGAATACGGCGATTACGACATGGGCCGCTTCCTGCATCAAGCCCTGGGAAACCGCTACCGCACCGTCGGCATGACTTTCGCTGAGGGCTCGGCGCTGGCCATCTCCGTTACGGAGCCGGACAAAGGCATGCAGGCAGTTGGGCTGTCGGACGCCTGGCCGGATGCCCCCGAAGCCCTGATGACTTACCGCCAGCCGGCCATGTTCCTGAAGATGGCCGAACTGCCGCGTTTCCCGGTGCTGCAGGACTATTTCAGCCGGCCACAGCCCCTGCGGAGCATCGGGAACACGGCGCAGCCGGGCGGCCTAGGCTACAACTTCGTGGTGTTTCCCGAAGCGTTCGATGTGGTGGTCCTGACCCAGCGCAGCACCCCGGCCACTCTGGCCCGCTAA
- a CDS encoding protoglobin domain-containing protein: MTGERKSWEIKDTAVAAELIDLMNLTEQDRRVLQALQGAAEHEAVQLADDFYARAQSHEPTSQYFEGVDVDHLHRTLQDWFRGLFAGQYDAAYAQKRMRIGEIHVKIGLPVRYPLAMLDLIQKHGEVVASSSDETQQALDAFRKILALDIAVFNQAYEDNQLKHLGELMGSERLARRLLQGEV, encoded by the coding sequence ATGACAGGTGAACGCAAAAGCTGGGAAATCAAGGACACGGCGGTGGCCGCCGAGCTGATTGACCTGATGAACCTCACTGAGCAGGACCGGCGGGTGCTGCAGGCTTTGCAGGGCGCCGCCGAGCATGAAGCGGTCCAACTGGCCGATGACTTTTATGCCCGGGCCCAGAGCCATGAACCGACCAGCCAGTACTTTGAAGGCGTGGATGTCGATCATCTGCACCGTACCTTGCAGGACTGGTTCAGGGGGCTGTTTGCAGGACAGTACGACGCTGCCTATGCCCAGAAGCGCATGCGAATCGGTGAAATCCACGTCAAGATTGGGCTGCCGGTGCGTTACCCGCTGGCCATGCTGGATCTGATTCAGAAGCACGGTGAAGTGGTGGCCAGCAGCAGTGATGAGACGCAGCAGGCGCTGGACGCCTTCCGCAAGATTCTGGCGCTGGACATCGCCGTGTTCAATCAGGCTTACGAGGACAATCAGCTCAAACACCTCGGTGAACTGATGGGCAGCGAGCGCCTGGCCCGCCGTCTGCTGCAGGGCGAAGTGTAA
- a CDS encoding 1,4-dihydroxy-2-naphthoate polyprenyltransferase — MTSSTNFHATGRDWLAAARPYTWPNAFAPVIVGTGAAAWQHGADPGRAFLALLVAWALIVGVNFANDYSDGIRGTDQDRTGPTRITAQGLARPGDVKRAAFLAFGFAGLAGILLSLWSAWWLIAVGALCILAAWFYTGGKNPYGYRGLGEVAVFIFFGLVAVLGTEYTQARAVSWVGLAGAVGIGAISASVNLANNIRDIPSDRAAEKITLAVRLGDSAARRLFAGLALVPFAMTVALAQVSLSALAGLLALPLALQGIRIVLGGAQGPALIPVLGLNGRAMLVWAVLTAIALFYGAGHLHAL; from the coding sequence ATGACTTCGTCCACCAATTTTCATGCCACAGGACGGGACTGGTTGGCTGCAGCACGCCCGTACACCTGGCCCAACGCTTTTGCGCCAGTGATTGTCGGCACAGGAGCAGCGGCCTGGCAGCACGGAGCCGATCCTGGCCGCGCTTTTCTGGCACTGCTGGTGGCCTGGGCCCTGATTGTCGGCGTAAACTTTGCCAACGACTACTCGGACGGCATCCGTGGTACCGATCAGGACCGAACTGGCCCTACCCGCATCACGGCACAGGGCCTCGCCCGGCCTGGGGACGTTAAGCGTGCCGCATTCCTGGCTTTCGGTTTTGCCGGTCTGGCAGGAATCCTGCTCTCGTTGTGGTCGGCGTGGTGGCTGATTGCGGTGGGGGCGCTGTGCATTCTGGCCGCATGGTTTTATACGGGAGGCAAAAATCCTTACGGGTACCGTGGTTTGGGTGAAGTCGCTGTGTTCATTTTCTTTGGCTTGGTCGCTGTACTGGGCACTGAATATACCCAGGCCCGCGCTGTCTCCTGGGTCGGTTTGGCGGGCGCTGTGGGCATTGGTGCCATCTCGGCGTCAGTGAATCTGGCAAACAACATCCGTGACATTCCCTCCGACCGCGCCGCAGAGAAAATCACTCTGGCAGTCCGCTTGGGAGATTCAGCGGCGCGGCGGCTCTTTGCCGGATTGGCCCTGGTTCCCTTCGCAATGACAGTGGCTCTAGCTCAAGTCTCCCTGTCGGCACTGGCAGGCCTGCTGGCCCTGCCTCTGGCCTTGCAGGGGATCCGCATCGTCCTGGGGGGCGCACAGGGCCCAGCGCTTATTCCGGTTCTGGGGCTGAATGGCCGGGCCATGCTGGTCTGGGCTGTACTCACCGCCATAGCACTTTTTTATGGGGCGGGTCACCTACACGCGCTATAA
- a CDS encoding roadblock/LC7 domain-containing protein, with product MTLSKQELLSGIIRDLRSAIPDLRGALIATTDGLPIAQLFTDNTDGNRVAAMAATALGLGKRINDTLGTGDLSEMSVAGLDGQVYIYAAGRKGVLAVVAPSGMNVGLLNMEARDAASRVTQVL from the coding sequence ATGACTTTAAGTAAACAGGAACTTTTGAGTGGAATTATTCGGGATCTGCGTTCGGCTATTCCTGATCTGCGTGGCGCCCTGATCGCCACCACCGACGGTCTGCCCATCGCGCAGCTGTTTACCGACAACACCGACGGCAACCGCGTGGCCGCCATGGCGGCGACCGCCCTGGGTCTGGGTAAGCGCATCAACGACACCCTGGGCACCGGTGACCTCAGCGAAATGAGCGTGGCGGGTCTGGACGGCCAGGTATACATCTACGCCGCCGGCCGCAAAGGCGTGCTGGCCGTGGTGGCTCCCAGCGGCATGAATGTCGGTCTGCTGAACATGGAAGCCCGTGACGCTGCCAGCCGCGTCACCCAGGTTCTCTAA
- a CDS encoding AMP-binding protein yields the protein MPHLEEALPVPLRLLGTFHGGAQSDVLTWAQDELRPATPPEVDLGGDDLAQLLYTSGTTALPKGAMMTHAALHAHYLSCLHDLDLARSDVTLAGLPLYHSAQMHVFLMPGLLAGVTCHLITAPAPDVVLPLLEAKNITSFFAPPTVWLSLLHHPEFRTRDLSHLKKLYYGASIMPTPVLQEIMEALPQAGFYNCYGQSELGPLATVLTPEEHRERPASAGRPVLNVQTRVVDPDMQDTAPGELGEIVHRSPQLLVGYWDKPGETEEAFAGGWFHSGDLGYWDAEGYLYVVDRVKDVINTGGVLVAGREVEEALYTHPDVSEVAVIALPHERWIETVTAVVVLRPGSEATADELRDHARQQLAAFKVPKNIYFTEQLPRNTAGKILKRELREQLSQQAQQA from the coding sequence ATGCCGCACCTGGAAGAAGCGCTGCCGGTGCCGCTGCGGCTGCTGGGCACCTTTCACGGCGGCGCCCAGAGCGATGTGCTGACCTGGGCACAGGATGAGCTGCGGCCGGCCACCCCGCCGGAGGTGGACCTCGGCGGCGACGACCTCGCGCAGCTGCTCTATACCTCCGGTACCACCGCGCTGCCCAAGGGCGCCATGATGACGCACGCCGCACTGCACGCTCATTATCTCAGCTGCCTGCACGACTTGGACCTTGCGCGCAGCGATGTAACACTGGCCGGGCTGCCGCTGTATCACTCCGCACAGATGCATGTCTTTCTGATGCCGGGCCTGCTGGCCGGCGTGACCTGCCACCTGATCACCGCGCCCGCACCCGACGTGGTCCTGCCGCTGCTGGAAGCCAAGAACATCACGTCCTTTTTCGCCCCGCCGACCGTATGGCTCAGCCTGCTGCATCATCCCGAATTCCGCACCCGGGACCTCAGCCACCTGAAAAAGCTCTATTACGGCGCCTCAATCATGCCCACGCCGGTGCTGCAGGAAATCATGGAAGCACTGCCGCAGGCCGGCTTTTACAACTGCTACGGCCAGAGCGAACTGGGGCCGCTGGCCACGGTGCTGACACCGGAAGAACACCGCGAGCGGCCTGCCTCGGCCGGCCGGCCAGTGCTGAATGTGCAGACCCGGGTGGTGGACCCCGACATGCAGGACACCGCACCCGGCGAACTCGGGGAAATCGTGCACCGCTCGCCGCAGTTGCTGGTGGGCTACTGGGACAAGCCCGGCGAAACCGAGGAAGCGTTTGCCGGCGGCTGGTTCCACTCCGGCGACCTGGGCTACTGGGACGCCGAAGGCTACCTGTACGTGGTGGACCGGGTCAAAGACGTGATCAACACCGGCGGCGTGCTGGTGGCGGGCCGCGAGGTGGAAGAAGCCCTCTATACTCACCCGGACGTGTCCGAGGTGGCCGTAATCGCCCTGCCGCACGAACGCTGGATCGAAACCGTGACGGCAGTGGTGGTCTTGCGGCCGGGCAGCGAGGCCACCGCTGACGAGCTGCGCGACCATGCCCGGCAGCAGCTGGCCGCCTTCAAGGTGCCCAAAAACATCTATTTCACCGAACAATTACCGCGCAATACCGCCGGGAAAATTCTGAAGCGCGAGTTGCGTGAACAGCTGTCCCAACAGGCACAGCAGGCCTAG
- the treY gene encoding malto-oligosyltrehalose synthase, which translates to MKIPASTYRLQITPGAQLGQAAETLDYLHSLGVDWVYLSPILQAGDGSEHGYDVADPSVIDPARGGEEGLRQLAQKAHEHGMGVLVDIVPNHQGVAVPAHNPWWWSVLREGQASPYARAFDIDWEAGGGKVLLPVLGNEDDLGALKIEGGELRYYDQSFPLAEGSWAEGDDPRAVHERQHYRLMDWRRGDRELNYRRFFTIATLAGVRVEDRAVLEESHAEILRWVREGLVDGLRIDHPDGLRDPGDYLRDLQQLSGGVYTVVEKILEPGESLPQDWATQGTTGYDALGEIDRLLTDPAGEAPLTRLDTQLRGGQALDWHDLIHTTKRAVTDTTLHAEVQRLARSAEQEGLALSHAVAVDALSEVLACFGVYRSYLPQGRDYLAAALAEAARRRPDLSAALEQLEPLLGLNAQSPEDLSETARRFQQTSGMVMAKGVEDSAFYRYTRLTSLTEVGGDPSQFALTPQEAHAAFARRGREWPHGLTALSTHDTKRSEGVRARIQVLAEMPQEWAELVQAVEQDLRGSDTDLQDGPLLNLVLQALVGAWPVSAERAGEYALKAAREAGLQTSWLDNNAEFEARLGRLVERLVQGDQQQRLADFAGRTEQAGYSNALAQKLIQLTMPGVPDVYQGSEVWSPALVDPDNRRPVNYAELAGRLQALDQADPGTDGCRPPVDSRGDAKLLLTSRALRLRRDQPELFGDYQPLWAQGERTQHAFAFSRGGVVAVATRLPLGLERADGWGDTALTLPQGDWEEILTRQPFSGTVRLADLLAHYPVALLRRR; encoded by the coding sequence GTGAAGATTCCTGCTTCTACCTACCGCCTTCAGATCACCCCGGGCGCTCAGCTGGGGCAAGCGGCCGAGACCCTGGATTACCTGCATAGCCTAGGCGTGGACTGGGTCTATCTCTCCCCTATCCTTCAGGCGGGCGACGGGTCCGAGCACGGCTACGACGTGGCCGACCCCAGCGTGATTGACCCGGCGCGCGGCGGCGAGGAGGGACTGCGGCAGCTGGCACAGAAAGCCCACGAACACGGCATGGGCGTGCTGGTGGACATCGTGCCCAACCACCAGGGCGTGGCGGTGCCGGCCCACAACCCGTGGTGGTGGTCGGTGCTGCGGGAAGGTCAAGCGTCACCTTACGCCCGCGCCTTCGACATCGACTGGGAAGCGGGCGGCGGCAAAGTGCTGTTGCCGGTGCTGGGCAATGAGGATGACCTCGGCGCCCTGAAGATAGAAGGCGGCGAGCTGCGCTATTACGACCAGAGCTTTCCGCTGGCCGAAGGCAGCTGGGCCGAAGGTGACGACCCCCGCGCGGTGCATGAGCGCCAGCATTACCGCCTGATGGACTGGCGGCGCGGTGACCGCGAACTGAACTACCGGCGCTTTTTTACCATTGCCACGCTGGCCGGGGTGCGGGTGGAAGACCGCGCCGTGCTGGAAGAGTCGCACGCCGAGATTCTGCGCTGGGTGCGGGAAGGGCTGGTGGACGGCCTGCGAATCGACCATCCGGACGGCCTGCGCGATCCTGGCGACTACCTAAGAGACCTGCAACAGCTGAGCGGCGGCGTATACACCGTGGTGGAAAAGATTCTGGAACCCGGCGAAAGCCTGCCGCAGGACTGGGCCACCCAGGGCACCACCGGCTACGACGCGCTGGGCGAAATCGACCGGCTGCTGACCGACCCGGCCGGCGAAGCGCCACTGACCCGGCTGGACACCCAGCTGCGCGGCGGTCAGGCGCTGGACTGGCACGACCTGATTCACACCACCAAGCGGGCCGTGACCGACACCACCCTGCATGCCGAGGTGCAGCGCCTGGCCCGCAGCGCCGAGCAGGAAGGGCTGGCGCTGAGCCATGCCGTGGCCGTGGACGCCCTCAGCGAGGTGCTGGCCTGTTTCGGAGTGTACCGCTCATATCTGCCGCAGGGCCGCGACTATCTGGCCGCCGCGCTGGCCGAAGCCGCCCGCCGCCGGCCCGACCTGAGCGCGGCGCTGGAGCAGCTGGAGCCATTGCTGGGGCTGAATGCTCAGTCACCGGAGGACCTGAGCGAAACGGCGCGGCGTTTTCAGCAAACTTCCGGCATGGTGATGGCCAAGGGGGTGGAAGATTCCGCCTTTTACCGCTACACCCGCCTGACCTCGCTGACCGAAGTGGGCGGCGACCCTTCGCAGTTCGCCCTGACGCCCCAGGAAGCCCACGCCGCCTTCGCCCGCCGGGGGCGTGAGTGGCCGCACGGGCTGACGGCACTCTCCACCCACGACACCAAGCGCTCGGAAGGTGTGCGCGCCCGCATTCAGGTGCTGGCCGAGATGCCGCAGGAGTGGGCTGAACTGGTGCAGGCGGTGGAGCAGGACCTGCGGGGCAGCGACACCGACCTGCAGGACGGTCCCCTGCTGAACCTGGTCCTGCAGGCTCTGGTGGGCGCCTGGCCGGTCAGCGCCGAGCGGGCCGGCGAATACGCCCTTAAGGCGGCCCGTGAGGCTGGCCTCCAGACCTCCTGGCTGGACAACAACGCCGAGTTTGAAGCGCGGCTGGGCCGGCTGGTGGAGCGGCTGGTGCAGGGCGACCAGCAGCAGCGCCTGGCCGACTTCGCGGGCCGCACCGAGCAGGCTGGCTACAGCAACGCGCTGGCGCAGAAACTGATTCAGCTGACCATGCCGGGCGTGCCCGACGTCTACCAGGGGTCGGAAGTCTGGTCGCCAGCCCTGGTGGACCCCGACAACCGCCGCCCGGTGAACTACGCTGAGCTGGCCGGCCGCCTGCAGGCGCTGGACCAGGCCGACCCTGGCACTGATGGCTGCCGCCCGCCCGTGGACTCGCGCGGCGACGCCAAACTGCTGCTGACATCGCGGGCGCTGCGGCTGCGGCGGGACCAGCCGGAACTGTTCGGGGACTATCAGCCGCTCTGGGCGCAGGGAGAACGGACACAGCATGCTTTTGCCTTCAGCCGGGGAGGCGTGGTGGCGGTGGCGACCCGGCTGCCGCTGGGGCTGGAGCGGGCCGACGGCTGGGGCGACACTGCCCTGACCCTGCCGCAAGGTGACTGGGAAGAAATCCTGACCCGCCAGCCGTTCAGCGGCACTGTGCGGCTGGCCGACCTGCTGGCCCACTACCCGGTGGCCCTGCTGCGGCGACGGTGA
- a CDS encoding 3-hydroxyacyl-CoA dehydrogenase, protein MDLNKKTVLITGAASGLGAATARMVAAAGGRPLMLDLNAEAGEALAQELGGLFYRADVSSEEDVQAAIQAGQERFGGLHGAVNCAGIAPAIVTAGKRGPHPLDVFERTIRVNLIGTFNVIRLAAQAMLENEGGESGERGVIVNTASVAAFDGQIGQAAYSASKAGVAGMTLPVARDLSRSGIRVMTIAPGIFETPMLRGLSQEAQDSLEAQVPFPSRLGRAEEYAALVRHIFENQMLNGETIRLDGAIRMAPR, encoded by the coding sequence ATGGACCTGAACAAAAAGACTGTGCTGATTACAGGCGCCGCTTCCGGGCTGGGCGCTGCCACTGCCCGGATGGTGGCCGCCGCCGGCGGGCGTCCGCTGATGCTGGACCTGAACGCCGAGGCAGGCGAAGCGCTGGCTCAGGAACTTGGTGGGCTGTTCTACCGCGCCGACGTGAGCAGCGAAGAAGACGTGCAGGCCGCCATTCAGGCTGGACAGGAACGCTTCGGCGGGCTGCACGGTGCCGTCAACTGCGCCGGCATCGCGCCGGCCATCGTCACCGCCGGCAAGCGCGGGCCGCACCCCCTCGACGTGTTTGAGCGCACCATCCGGGTCAACTTGATCGGCACCTTCAACGTGATCCGGCTGGCCGCGCAGGCCATGCTGGAGAACGAGGGCGGCGAAAGCGGCGAGCGGGGCGTGATCGTGAACACCGCGTCCGTGGCGGCCTTCGACGGGCAGATCGGGCAGGCGGCGTACTCGGCCAGCAAGGCCGGGGTGGCCGGCATGACCCTGCCAGTGGCCCGTGACCTCTCCCGCAGCGGCATCCGGGTGATGACCATCGCCCCCGGCATCTTCGAGACGCCGATGCTGCGCGGGCTTTCGCAGGAAGCTCAGGACTCGCTGGAGGCGCAGGTCCCCTTTCCCAGCCGCCTGGGCCGCGCCGAGGAATACGCCGCGCTGGTCCGGCATATCTTTGAAAATCAGATGCTCAACGGCGAGACCATCCGGCTCGACGGAGCCATCCGGATGGCTCCCAGATGA
- a CDS encoding AMP-binding protein: protein MTNTQMNEAATYARHPARRDTLADALRRAVRRQPDAVALTFADRSWTYTELERGACRVAGALLEAGLVKGDRVLAFGQNSDSYVLLWLACNLAGLVHVPVNYALRRGELAYLAEQSGAAAALTDPGTDAAPGRSAAGAAAAAGHLSRRRPERCADLGTG, encoded by the coding sequence ATGACCAACACTCAAATGAACGAGGCGGCAACCTACGCCCGGCACCCGGCCCGGCGCGACACCCTGGCCGATGCGCTGCGCCGGGCGGTGCGGCGCCAGCCGGACGCCGTGGCCCTGACTTTCGCTGACCGCAGCTGGACCTACACCGAGCTGGAGCGGGGCGCCTGCCGGGTGGCCGGGGCGCTGCTGGAAGCTGGACTGGTCAAGGGTGACCGGGTGCTGGCTTTCGGACAGAACAGCGACAGCTACGTGCTGCTATGGCTGGCCTGCAATCTGGCCGGGCTGGTGCATGTGCCGGTCAACTACGCCCTGCGGCGCGGCGAGCTGGCTTACCTGGCCGAGCAGTCCGGCGCCGCCGCCGCCCTGACCGACCCCGGCACTGATGCCGCACCTGGAAGAAGCGCTGCCGGTGCCGCTGCGGCTGCTGGGCACCTTTCACGGCGGCGCCCAGAGCGATGTGCTGACCTGGGCACAGGATGA